In Vibrio cidicii, the DNA window CGCCGCTGACGAGTAAGCCTCAACCTTCTTGTTTGAAAAACCGCCGACTGGCGGTTTTTTTCTACCCCAAATCTTCGCGATATGATCGATTGGCCGCTTTTACCGTCGATCGTATGTAAACGAGATGTATTCCTACTACGGTCATGTGATATTAATCTCAAAAATAATGCCAATGATAATTGATATCATTTCTATTTATAGGCAAAATAGGCACGTTTATTAATTCTATAAATCTAAGTGCCTTTTCTCATGAAATTTGCTCATGTTTTACTCATGCTGGCTGTGGCTCCGGCAGGGATTACTTTTGCCCAAGATTCTTACCAATGGCTGCGCGATGAGAGTCGCCAATCACCGCAAGTGCTGGAGTATTTGCAGCAACACAATCGCTTGACTGACGAGGCACTGTCACCTGTACGTGATTTGCAGCATTCGTTACTGAGCCAATGGCAAGCGATGACGGTGAGTAAGGCTGATGAACCTTGGCAAAGCCGTTTAACAATGGAATGGAAGCTCTCATCACAACGGGGCGAGCTTAGTTTGTTGCGCCGAGCAAGCGCAAAATCGCCAGCTCAACTGGTCTACTCGTTTGCGCCAAGACAAGCGCAAGCCGATTATTACCAAATCGGCGCTTGGGCGGTCAGCCGCGATCAAAGTAAGTTGCTGTTTAGTGAAGATATCGACGGCTCAGAGCGCTATCAACTGGTGGAAGTCGACCTCAAAAAAGGGGGAGAGAAAATCTTAGCCACCGGGCTCGATCAGTCAATGCTTTACTCGGCCGATGGGCAATATGTTTACTTGATTCGTAAAGATCCCACCACGCAAAGACCAAGTGAAATCCGCCGCCTAACCGTCGCCGACTTGAGCGAACAACGGATTTGGCAAGAGGAGAGAGCAGACTGGTTACTCTCTTTTTATCAAGCCAGCGATCCGCGTTATGCCTTGCTGCAAAGCAATAATGAAAATAGCAGTGAACAAAAACTGCTCGATCTACAAAGCGGTGAAGTGCGGCCAATTCGCCCAGCGCAAGCAGGCCTTGAGTATTACGCCGATGTCGCCAAAGACACGCTGTTCATCAAGAGTAATTTGCACGGCCAAGCGCGCTTGTATACCGCGCCGCTGAAGCAGCCAAGCGAGTGGACACGCTTTACTCAGGCGCTGGATGGTCTGCAGCAGTTTCTATCTGTTTGCCGACGCGCTAGTGGCCGTGACTCAGCAAAAGGCCGATTCACAAGTCTTGGTATTTGACTATGCTGGCGAGTTAAAAAAGCGTTTGCCGCTTAATCAGCAAGGACAAGTGGCGTGGGTATCACGCAATGGCGATTTTGCCAGCAATCAACTTCGTCTGCGCAGCATGTCCATGACCACTCCGCCAATGTGGCAAGAGCTGAATGTGAAGACACTTGATTTAGTGACGTTGTCACGAGATGTCTATCAAAACTACCATGCTGAGCGCTACGTTTCTGAGCAGGTGATCGCCCATCAAAATGGCGTTGAGGTGCCGATCACGCTCGCCTATCGCAAAGATAAACTCACCGCGCACTCGCCAGTGATTTTGTACGGCTACGGGGCTTACGGTTTTACCATGAAACCTTACTTTATGCCGCAAATCATCAGCTTGCTGGATCAAGGGGCGATTTACGCCATTGCCCATGTGCGCGGCGGCGGGTACTACGGCGACGCTTGGCACCAAGCAGGGCGAGGTGAGCAAAAACGCCACTCGATGGATGATTTCGTCGCCGCCGCCAAAAGCCTGCAACACTACCAACAGGGTGAGCGTTTGGTTTACGCCATGGGCTCTAGCGCAGGTGGGACTTTAGTGGCCGGAGCGCTCAATCAAGCGCCGCAAGCTTTTGCCGGAGCGGTGCTCAAAGTGCCGTTTGTCGATGTGGTGAACAGCATGACCGACACCAGCCTACCGTTGACTGAGCAGCAATATGGCGAGTGGGGCAATCCGCAGGTGGAAAGCGCGTTAAAAGCGATGCAAGCCTATGACCCATATGGAAATGTCAAAGCCGTTCCTTATCCGCCCTTATTGGTGCAGATAGGCCTTAATGATCAGCGCGTGCCTTATTGGGAAGGAGCCAAATATCTCAGCAAGTTGGCCGAACTGAGCACAGGTCAAGGTCCTTATTTACTGCAAACCGATTTCGAATCGGGCCATGCCAGCGATCGCCGAAAAGCGCTGGAGCAACAAGCGTTGGAATACGCGTTTCTGATTTCACTATTTAAAACATCGAGCCAAGCGGAGCAAAAATGAAGTTGAATCCTGTTTGTGCGGCGGTACTGTCGGTACTGGCTGCAAATGTCGTCCACGCGCAAGAAAACCTAGCGGTGATGGAAGAAGTGGTCGTTACGGCGAATAGGATTGAGCAGCCGATCTCGAAGGTGGCGGGCAGTGTCGCGGTAGTGACGGGGGATGCGCTGGAAGAGAAAGGGATGACCGAGCTGTACGATGCGCTACAAGGCGAGCCCGGCGTGAGCGTGACGGGCGGTGCGGGCCGACCACAAAACATCACCATTCGTGGTATGACGGGCAATCGTATCAGCATCATTCGCGATGGCATTCGCTCTGCTGACGGCTTTGGCGCGAATGACATCAATGATCAAGTGGGGCGCGATACCTTTGATCTTGCCAATGTCAGTACCATTGAGCTTATCAAGGGCGCGAGCTCATCGGTGCATGGTTCGGGGGCGATTGGCGGCGCGGTGATCTTAAAATCCAAGCAGCCGAGTGATTTTTTGCAAGGCAAGGATTTCTACGCCGATGTGTCTGGCACGTACACCGACATCAGCCAAAAGTACAAAGGTGCGAGCAATCTTGCTTTTCGTTCTGGCGATACTGACAGCCTGATCAGCGTGGCTTACTGGCAAGGGCAAGAGACGCGCAATTTTGATCAAGATACCTATAACAGTGAGCTTGATGGGTATAGCGTGGCGTACAGCCTCAACCATTTTTACAGCGACGAGCTGATGTTAAAAGCGCGCGCCGAGCTGTACACACAAAACCAAACTCGTTTGGAAGGCTCCGCCTCGATTCAAAAAGATGGAGAGTGGAAAATAGAAGACTTCGCGCAAGATCAAAGCAGCGAAGAATATAGCGCTTATCTTGGCGCTGAACTTACCCCGCTGGATCCCACTTGGTTCCGTCAGTTAGATACGAAACTTTATTGGCGTCATACTGAGTCAGACGAGCAAACCAACCGTTTGATGCATCAAGTGGATCACAATAATTTGCTGGTCAAGCGCCGCGAACAGGAACACAAAACCTTCACCGATGAAACCATCGGCATGCGCGCTGATTTCACGCAGTCGCTTTTCGCCGCAGGCGCAGATCATCAACTGGCATTTGGCATCGAACTGGCAAGTGACTACTACCAACGCACCGATCGCGATAAGGTGCTGGATTGGAACGGCGTCAAAATCTCAGCCAAGCAGCCGTTTGCCCCGGCTCGCGCTTACAACCTTGGGCTGTATGTGCGAGACATGATCGAGTTGCAACAATGGACCCTTACCGGCGGCTTGCGCTTTGACGCTCATCGCTTGACGCCAGATGCCGATGGCGAAGTCGGCGGTTTCCCGCTGAAAGATATCGACAGTTCAGAGCTGTCGCCGAGTTTGTCGTTGTCGCGTGAGCTTTTTGCCAACAACCGGGTTTATCTCTCTTACAACCACGGTTACCGAGCCGCGGAATATGACAAAGCCTATGGCTATGTGTCACACGAGTTCGTTCCTCTGACCCCTTTTGTGATTGCGCCGAATCTGGATCTCAAAGCGGAAACCTCGGAATCTTTTGAGATTGGCAGCAAATTTGATAACGGCCGCGTGCGTTTGTCGCTGGCTGCGTTTTACAACAAGTTCGACAATTTCATCGATATCGTCACCATCAGCTTTGATACCAACAGCGGCAATTATATCAAGC includes these proteins:
- a CDS encoding TonB-dependent hemoglobin/transferrin/lactoferrin family receptor, whose translation is MKLNPVCAAVLSVLAANVVHAQENLAVMEEVVVTANRIEQPISKVAGSVAVVTGDALEEKGMTELYDALQGEPGVSVTGGAGRPQNITIRGMTGNRISIIRDGIRSADGFGANDINDQVGRDTFDLANVSTIELIKGASSSVHGSGAIGGAVILKSKQPSDFLQGKDFYADVSGTYTDISQKYKGASNLAFRSGDTDSLISVAYWQGQETRNFDQDTYNSELDGYSVAYSLNHFYSDELMLKARAELYTQNQTRLEGSASIQKDGEWKIEDFAQDQSSEEYSAYLGAELTPLDPTWFRQLDTKLYWRHTESDEQTNRLMHQVDHNNLLVKRREQEHKTFTDETIGMRADFTQSLFAAGADHQLAFGIELASDYYQRTDRDKVLDWNGVKISAKQPFAPARAYNLGLYVRDMIELQQWTLTGGLRFDAHRLTPDADGEVGGFPLKDIDSSELSPSLSLSRELFANNRVYLSYNHGYRAAEYDKAYGYVSHEFVPLTPFVIAPNLDLKAETSESFEIGSKFDNGRVRLSLAAFYNKFDNFIDIVTISFDTNSGNYIKQYQNLEGVETYGAEVSAGYALSQKWDVGAKLGYVDGKEADGDYIRSITPLEGSVSLSYHVQDFSAYGLWSWATAMDRVPTCQTDLGLAAQCATTSAWNRVDIGATYQLSKDLRLSATIANLFDKKYIRYQDVAGILDQDKHYSSEPGRYFTLNAKYQF